The following are encoded in a window of Paenibacillus polymyxa genomic DNA:
- a CDS encoding ABC transporter permease yields the protein MSGNTRAAYLLPYYLWIVLFVAAPVVLVFYYSLFDVDGHLTFNNYAQFLTPVYLSMTLSSFWYAFLITVFSLLVAYPAAYLLTRTKHKQLWLLLIILPTWINLLLKTYAFIGIFGTYGPVNAVLGMVGLGGQQLLFTSSSFVFVSVYIFVPFMILPIYNALEGLNPSLLDAARDLGASKWTAFRRVIFPLTLAGVRSGCMAVFIPALSLFMITRLIAGNRVITLGTAIEQHFLVTQDWGMGSTVAVFLILAMGIIMLLTSGTKRRVRHGK from the coding sequence ATGTCCGGTAATACAAGAGCAGCGTATCTGCTGCCTTACTATTTATGGATTGTGCTGTTCGTGGCAGCTCCGGTTGTACTTGTGTTTTACTATTCACTATTTGATGTGGATGGTCATCTCACATTCAACAACTATGCTCAGTTTCTGACACCTGTTTATTTGAGCATGACGCTTAGTTCGTTTTGGTATGCATTTCTGATCACTGTATTTTCACTGTTAGTTGCTTACCCGGCAGCATATTTGCTCACACGCACCAAGCATAAGCAGCTGTGGCTGTTGCTCATTATTTTGCCGACCTGGATTAACCTGTTACTCAAAACGTATGCTTTTATCGGGATATTTGGTACCTATGGGCCGGTGAATGCGGTGTTAGGTATGGTTGGGTTGGGAGGTCAGCAATTATTGTTTACCAGCTCCAGCTTTGTGTTTGTATCGGTTTATATTTTTGTGCCTTTTATGATTTTGCCCATCTATAACGCGCTGGAAGGGTTAAACCCTTCATTGCTGGACGCTGCCCGAGATTTGGGAGCCTCCAAGTGGACCGCGTTTCGTAGGGTTATTTTCCCGTTAACGCTTGCGGGTGTGCGATCCGGTTGCATGGCTGTGTTTATTCCAGCGTTGTCGCTGTTTATGATTACCCGCCTGATTGCAGGTAACCGTGTGATTACACTGGGGACGGCGATAGAGCAGCATTTTCTGGTTACTCAGGATTGGGGGATGGGCTCTACGGTTGCCGTGTTCCTGATTTTGGCGATGGGGATCATTATGCTGCTCACCTCGGGAACGAAACGGAGGGTGCGGCATGGTAAATAA
- a CDS encoding N-acetyldiaminopimelate deacetylase, giving the protein MSTVDYRSFVQIRRDLHQIPEPGFEEYKTQQYLLDYLETLPQERLEIRTWRTGVLVFIHGTAPERRYGYRCDMDGLPIEEETGYDFRSTHPGYMHACGHDLHMTIGLGIVTHFASHPIKDDLVVLFQPAEEGPGGALPMRDSTELADWIPDEIVALHVAPEYPVGTIATRPGILFANTSELFIDLKGMGGHAAYPHKANDMVVAACQLVGQLQTVVARNVNPLDAAVITVGKVSGGTKQNIIAETARLEGTIRTLSADTMKLVKSRIEALVRGLEAGFECHAEIHYGSNYLQVYNEAKVTEEFMNWVRNRQDVQLIECGEAMTGEDFGYFLERIPGLMFWLGVDTPYGLHHAKLEPAEEAIGVAIRVLTDYFTWKSQG; this is encoded by the coding sequence ATGAGTACGGTCGACTATCGTTCTTTTGTCCAAATACGAAGGGATTTACACCAAATTCCCGAACCGGGTTTTGAGGAATACAAAACACAACAATATTTGCTGGATTATTTGGAAACGCTCCCTCAGGAGCGGTTGGAAATTCGTACATGGCGTACGGGCGTGTTAGTGTTCATTCATGGAACGGCTCCTGAACGCCGCTATGGATATCGTTGTGATATGGACGGTTTGCCTATTGAAGAAGAGACAGGGTACGATTTTCGTTCGACCCATCCCGGCTATATGCATGCTTGTGGACACGATTTACATATGACGATTGGATTGGGAATTGTTACTCACTTTGCAAGCCATCCGATTAAGGATGACCTGGTTGTGTTGTTTCAACCGGCTGAAGAAGGGCCGGGCGGAGCCTTGCCTATGCGGGACAGCACGGAGCTGGCAGATTGGATACCCGATGAAATTGTCGCGCTACATGTTGCACCTGAATATCCTGTTGGCACAATTGCGACTCGCCCGGGCATCCTATTTGCCAATACGTCGGAGCTTTTCATCGACCTGAAGGGTATGGGTGGGCATGCTGCGTATCCACACAAGGCGAATGATATGGTAGTGGCTGCTTGTCAGCTGGTGGGACAATTACAGACGGTTGTAGCCCGTAATGTGAATCCACTCGATGCAGCGGTCATTACCGTGGGTAAGGTTAGCGGAGGCACGAAGCAAAATATTATCGCGGAAACCGCCCGTTTGGAGGGTACGATCCGAACGTTGTCAGCCGATACGATGAAGCTGGTTAAATCACGGATTGAAGCACTAGTGCGTGGTTTGGAGGCTGGATTTGAATGTCATGCCGAGATTCATTATGGCTCCAATTATTTGCAAGTGTACAATGAAGCCAAGGTGACCGAGGAATTCATGAACTGGGTCCGTAATCGGCAGGATGTGCAGCTTATTGAATGCGGAGAAGCGATGACCGGAGAAGACTTTGGATATTTTCTGGAGCGAATTCCCGGTCTGATGTTCTGGCTTGGTGTGGATACGCCTTATGGTTTGCATCATGCCAAGCTGGAGCCTGCGGAGGAAGCGATTGGTGTAGCCATTCGTGTGCTGACAGACTATTTTACATGGAAGTCTCAAGGGTAA
- a CDS encoding aminotransferase A: MEHLLNDQVKNIQISGIRKIANKVAALPGTLSLTIGQPDFPTPAHIMEAAHRAINEGRTSYTPNPGLPELREAAAAFVARKYGLNYRGQDEVIVTNGASEALDITLRTILSPGDEVILPVPIYPGYEPLIRLSGGIPVFADTRNSGFKLTAEVLEPYLTERTKAVILGYPSNPTGRVMSREELEAVADLLKERDLFIISDEIYSELIYEPPHVSIAALPGMRERTIVINGLSKSHSMTGWRIGFTLAPAEITQHMVKVHQYNVTCASSISQYAALEALTVGVDDALPMREEYRKRRDYVHGRLTDMGIPLEKPEGAFYLFPSIAHFGLSSMDFTLKLLEEHGVAVVPGDAFSSYGEGYIRLSYAYGQDVLEQGLDKIERFVRGIVRS, translated from the coding sequence ATGGAGCATTTGCTTAACGATCAGGTTAAAAACATTCAAATCAGCGGCATCCGCAAAATCGCCAACAAAGTTGCCGCATTACCCGGAACCCTGTCATTAACGATCGGACAACCGGATTTCCCTACCCCTGCGCATATTATGGAAGCTGCCCATCGGGCGATTAACGAAGGACGCACCTCCTATACACCTAATCCGGGACTGCCGGAATTACGAGAAGCCGCAGCGGCGTTTGTAGCTCGTAAATACGGCCTGAATTACCGTGGACAGGATGAGGTGATCGTAACGAACGGAGCCAGTGAAGCGCTGGATATTACCTTACGCACGATTTTGTCACCGGGCGATGAAGTCATTCTGCCAGTGCCGATCTACCCAGGGTACGAGCCATTGATCCGCTTGTCAGGCGGCATTCCAGTGTTTGCTGACACCCGCAACAGCGGCTTCAAGCTCACGGCCGAGGTGCTGGAGCCTTATCTGACCGAACGGACAAAAGCAGTCATTCTCGGATATCCTTCGAATCCAACCGGACGAGTGATGAGCCGCGAAGAACTGGAAGCGGTCGCAGATTTACTGAAGGAGCGCGATCTGTTTATCATTTCGGATGAAATATACAGTGAACTTATTTACGAACCCCCCCACGTGTCCATTGCAGCTCTACCAGGTATGCGGGAGCGCACCATCGTCATTAACGGTCTGTCCAAATCACATTCCATGACGGGATGGCGCATTGGTTTTACACTTGCACCCGCTGAAATTACACAGCACATGGTCAAAGTCCATCAGTACAACGTAACCTGTGCTAGCTCGATTAGCCAATATGCTGCCCTGGAAGCCTTGACTGTTGGTGTCGATGATGCACTCCCGATGCGTGAGGAATACCGCAAGCGTCGTGATTATGTACATGGTAGGCTGACAGACATGGGTATCCCGCTGGAGAAACCCGAGGGAGCCTTTTACCTTTTCCCTTCCATCGCCCATTTTGGATTAAGCTCGATGGATTTTACCTTGAAGCTGCTGGAAGAGCATGGAGTTGCTGTCGTACCTGGAGATGCCTTTTCTTCCTATGGCGAAGGATACATTCGCTTGTCCTATGCTTACGGACAGGATGTGCTGGAGCAAGGGTTGGATAAAATAGAGAGGTTTGTTAGGGGAATTGTGAGGAGTTAA
- a CDS encoding ABC transporter permease: MVNKNRFGNIYLVIVFLVLYAPILYLMYYSFNSGGTMHEFEGFTLQYYKEVFADTRLIIIVINTLVIALLSSALATIIGIMGALAIHQMQNRRVKNTLLSLNNVLIVNPDVIIGASFLILFTMVGIKLGFYSVLLSHIAFSVPIAVIMILPRLQEMSPSLVDAARDLGASRMDVLTKVILPFIKPGIYAGFFMALTYSLDDFAVTFFVTGSGYSTLSVEIYSRARQGVSLSINALSTLIFLFTVLLVVGYYFIMRKANRNGKKEPAAEMGVPR; the protein is encoded by the coding sequence ATGGTAAATAAAAACCGGTTCGGGAATATTTATTTGGTGATTGTTTTTCTCGTGTTGTACGCACCTATTTTGTATTTGATGTACTATTCCTTCAACAGCGGCGGGACGATGCATGAGTTTGAAGGTTTTACACTCCAATATTACAAAGAGGTGTTTGCAGACACTCGCTTGATCATTATTGTCATTAACACCTTGGTGATTGCTCTGCTGTCGTCTGCGTTGGCTACGATTATTGGCATCATGGGGGCACTGGCTATTCATCAGATGCAGAACCGTCGAGTCAAAAATACGCTGCTATCGCTCAATAATGTATTGATCGTGAACCCGGACGTCATTATTGGCGCTTCCTTCCTCATTTTGTTCACGATGGTCGGGATTAAGCTGGGTTTCTACTCCGTTTTATTATCCCATATTGCATTTAGTGTGCCGATTGCAGTCATTATGATTTTGCCGCGGTTGCAGGAAATGAGTCCATCTCTGGTCGATGCCGCGCGTGATTTGGGTGCCAGCCGAATGGATGTGCTGACCAAGGTAATTCTACCCTTTATCAAGCCAGGGATTTATGCGGGCTTCTTTATGGCGTTAACGTACTCGCTGGATGATTTTGCGGTGACCTTTTTTGTGACAGGCAGTGGCTATTCGACCTTATCGGTGGAAATATACTCACGTGCCCGGCAAGGGGTTTCCCTGTCCATCAATGCGCTATCCACGCTCATTTTCCTATTTACTGTGCTGCTGGTGGTGGGTTACTACTTTATTATGCGCAAGGCGAATCGTAATGGTAAAAAAGAGCCTGCGGCAGAAATGGGGGTGCCTAGATGA
- the dapD gene encoding 2,3,4,5-tetrahydropyridine-2,6-dicarboxylate N-acetyltransferase, translating to MSIEMNTQEVINVIKNSKKKTPVKVYVKGALASASFGENVQAFISGDSGVVFGDWADIKPVLDSANAKEEDYVVENDRRNSAVPMLDLKGINARIEPGAYIRDMVGIGNNAVIMMGAVINIGVTIGEGTMIDMNAVLGGRVKVGNMCHIGAGVVLAGVIEPPSAQPVVVEDDVLIGANSVVLEGVRIGKGAVVAAGSVVTEDVPEYSVVAGTPARVIKQVDDKTKSKTEILKELRIL from the coding sequence ATGTCCATCGAAATGAATACACAAGAAGTCATCAACGTGATTAAAAACAGCAAGAAAAAGACGCCTGTTAAAGTATATGTAAAAGGAGCTTTGGCTTCCGCATCTTTTGGCGAGAATGTTCAAGCTTTTATTTCTGGAGACAGTGGTGTTGTATTTGGGGATTGGGCTGATATCAAGCCTGTACTGGATAGCGCAAACGCGAAAGAAGAAGACTATGTGGTGGAAAATGACCGCCGTAACTCTGCTGTTCCTATGCTCGATCTGAAAGGCATCAATGCCCGCATTGAGCCAGGCGCATATATTCGTGATATGGTTGGCATCGGTAACAACGCAGTCATCATGATGGGTGCAGTGATTAACATCGGTGTCACCATTGGTGAAGGCACGATGATTGATATGAATGCTGTGCTGGGCGGTCGTGTTAAAGTAGGTAACATGTGTCACATCGGTGCAGGCGTTGTCCTGGCGGGTGTCATTGAACCACCATCTGCACAACCAGTTGTAGTAGAAGACGATGTATTGATCGGTGCAAACTCAGTCGTATTGGAAGGCGTACGAATTGGTAAAGGTGCAGTTGTTGCAGCCGGATCTGTCGTAACTGAAGATGTGCCTGAATACTCCGTAGTGGCGGGTACACCTGCACGTGTGATCAAACAGGTCGACGATAAGACCAAATCTAAAACTGAGATTTTGAAAGAACTGCGCATTCTGTAA
- a CDS encoding ABC transporter ATP-binding protein: MGEQTIIRFERVTKQYDNDPPVLADVSFEIERGKFYTLLGPSGCGKTTILRMIAGFAEPTEGSIYLNGKLINRVPANERQVNTVFQDYALFPHLNVFENVAFGLRIKKMNKKDIQEKVTQALSFVNLEGYGEREISEMSGGQRQRVAIARAIVNEPDVLLLDEPLSALDLKLRTEMQYILREMQQRLGITFIFVTHDQEEALAMSDEIFVMNKGKIEQSGTPNDIYDEPINRFVADFIGESNIVPGRMIADYQVEFNGRQFECVDGGLRPNEPIEIVIRPEDLEITNVAEGKLRVKVDTQLFRGVHYEISCYDDSGQEWLVHSTKKAELGSEIGLRFDPEAIHVMRFGETEEEFDRRLEAYEEVDQHVR; encoded by the coding sequence ATGGGAGAGCAAACCATCATCCGATTTGAACGGGTGACCAAGCAATATGACAACGATCCCCCAGTGCTGGCGGACGTCAGCTTTGAGATTGAGCGTGGTAAATTTTATACACTGCTGGGGCCTTCCGGCTGTGGTAAAACGACGATTCTGCGTATGATTGCAGGTTTTGCGGAGCCGACAGAAGGCTCTATTTATTTAAATGGAAAACTCATTAATCGTGTTCCAGCCAATGAGCGGCAGGTCAATACGGTTTTTCAAGATTATGCGCTATTTCCGCATCTGAATGTGTTTGAAAATGTAGCCTTCGGTCTGCGAATTAAAAAGATGAACAAAAAGGACATTCAGGAGAAGGTGACACAGGCGTTGTCCTTTGTCAATCTGGAAGGCTACGGCGAGCGGGAAATTTCTGAGATGTCCGGGGGACAGCGTCAGCGTGTAGCCATCGCACGGGCTATCGTCAATGAACCTGATGTTCTCTTGTTGGATGAACCATTGTCTGCACTGGATTTAAAGCTGCGTACTGAAATGCAGTACATTTTGCGCGAAATGCAGCAGCGCCTTGGAATTACCTTTATTTTCGTTACGCATGATCAGGAGGAAGCACTGGCCATGTCGGACGAAATTTTTGTTATGAACAAAGGTAAGATTGAGCAGAGTGGTACGCCTAATGATATTTATGATGAGCCGATCAATCGGTTTGTTGCTGATTTCATCGGCGAATCCAATATTGTCCCAGGACGGATGATTGCAGATTATCAAGTGGAATTTAACGGTCGACAGTTTGAATGTGTCGACGGAGGATTACGTCCGAACGAACCCATTGAAATTGTGATCCGGCCAGAGGACTTGGAGATTACGAATGTTGCTGAAGGCAAGCTGCGTGTGAAGGTAGATACCCAATTGTTCCGTGGTGTTCACTATGAAATAAGCTGCTATGATGATTCGGGTCAGGAGTGGCTCGTGCATTCTACCAAAAAGGCGGAGCTGGGCAGTGAAATCGGTCTGCGATTTGACCCGGAAGCGATCCATGTGATGCGGTTTGGGGAAACAGAGGAAGAGTTTGATCGGCGCCTGGAAGCCTATGAAGAGGTGGATCAGCATGTCCGGTAA
- a CDS encoding ABC transporter substrate-binding protein — protein MKSLVRVFLSIFIISFGLMGVAAWLNSSQGYSGGNTLTVYNWGDYIDPELLERFQKETGITVIYQTFDSNEAMLTKIEQGGTSFDVAVPSEYALAKMKQEHLLLPLDHSKLPNLKHVDSHFLNLSFDPNNEYSVPYFWGTVGIVFNPELTKGIDFHSWNGLWNPKLRNNLLLVDGAREVVGMSLNSLHYSLNDTNEAHLQQALTKLEKLAPNVKAVVGDEIKMLLANEEAAAGVVWSGDASEIMDENEKLDYIVPDEGSNLWFDNMVIPKTATHVDAAHKFINFMMQPDVAAQNAEFVGYSTPNEDGKKLLPEDISGDERFYPPSEITDKLEVYNNLGKRMLAHYNELFLQFKMHLK, from the coding sequence ATGAAGTCACTTGTGCGCGTGTTTCTGTCGATTTTCATCATCTCGTTTGGGCTGATGGGGGTGGCCGCATGGTTGAATTCCAGTCAAGGCTACTCCGGTGGTAACACACTGACGGTGTACAACTGGGGAGACTACATTGACCCTGAGCTGCTGGAACGGTTTCAGAAGGAGACGGGGATTACTGTCATTTATCAGACATTTGATTCCAATGAGGCGATGCTGACGAAAATCGAGCAGGGAGGAACTTCGTTTGATGTAGCGGTTCCCTCGGAATATGCTTTGGCTAAAATGAAGCAGGAGCACTTGCTGCTCCCGTTGGACCACAGCAAGCTGCCGAATTTGAAGCATGTGGATTCTCATTTTCTAAACCTTTCGTTCGACCCGAATAATGAATACTCGGTACCGTATTTTTGGGGTACAGTCGGGATTGTGTTTAACCCGGAGCTGACGAAAGGCATTGATTTTCATAGCTGGAACGGTCTGTGGAATCCAAAGCTGCGTAATAATCTACTGTTGGTTGATGGTGCGAGGGAAGTCGTAGGGATGTCACTGAACAGCCTTCACTATTCCCTGAACGATACGAATGAGGCACATTTGCAGCAGGCTTTGACGAAGTTGGAAAAATTAGCGCCCAATGTCAAAGCGGTTGTCGGTGACGAGATTAAAATGCTGCTGGCAAACGAGGAAGCCGCTGCCGGGGTAGTATGGTCCGGTGATGCGTCTGAAATCATGGATGAGAACGAGAAGCTCGATTACATCGTGCCAGATGAAGGCTCCAACTTGTGGTTTGATAATATGGTTATTCCAAAAACCGCTACTCATGTGGATGCAGCCCATAAGTTCATCAATTTCATGATGCAGCCCGATGTAGCCGCTCAAAATGCCGAATTTGTAGGATACTCCACACCCAACGAGGATGGAAAGAAGTTGTTGCCTGAAGATATCTCTGGTGACGAGCGTTTTTACCCTCCGTCCGAAATTACAGACAAGCTGGAAGTATACAACAATCTGGGCAAGCGCATGCTCGCTCATTACAACGAATTGTTCCTGCAATTCAAAATGCATTTAAAGTAG
- a CDS encoding S-layer homology domain-containing protein, whose product MKQEYIEKILPTKLKRFGITWLSAILLLSAGGPARLSSGKASAEPASFAGKEVQPSPVTVGASVYADVYFPKKLRIHDVQGAAHRSPYEGQKVTDIEGVVTMVKGSSFYIQELDDQVDQDEKTSEAILVYKPSHGAQVGDEVRVSGSVKEYTERTYASKPIDLTTTEIVASSVKVIANDRPMPAPILLGEQGRVMPTSLVDNDGMTVFDPQEDGLDFFESLEGMRVELKDATVIGPYGYEIPVRIDNGPNTGEVVTEAGGLMLTERSLNPQRILIDAKPSTPLKTGDRFAGSITGVVSYSFSNYKLLPERMPDVVPGGLQPANTRLIGDDRKLTVASFNVENFDPGDGKRIDQLGQAIAVNLNHPDIIGLLEVQDNNGEKDDGTTDASESFRVLIEAIRAHGGPEYNFTDIGPENNKDGGAPGGNIRVGFLFNPQRVTLTDKPKGDSVTSVTYGVQGLSLNPGRIDPLNASFEDSRKPLAAEFEFEGQQVIVVANHFNSKGGDQAPFGGIQPPVRSSEIQRAKIATIVNGFVKSVLQVNPKANMVVLGDLNDFQFSETLALLRGQELTNLIDHLDEKERYSYIYEGNSQTLDHMLVSPSLSQTSVLDIVHMNADFSAADGRVSDHDPLVAQIDLSRKTEEPPTEVGSGRNDDDDEDQQDNEGNGNTGNGSSGNVNGTVNGQGQTASSEPNGSSLSGTNVVQVKSVMTGVEKNGLKKAVAQVTAAEIQKAIQNGAKGTLVIRAGEQVEAGTYEVHLNGEALGAVLNDRIRTLRVETLQGGYEVATSRLSLQKLADTWQVPVKQISLNFSIASNEELAKRLDVPTGRTLLQALDIAAELRSEDGRKQLLAGNGDSGRGYERYLLRVPAMVDTDQLAVVKVSSTNQVGQLSYQPVPFHTSSEEITVYGRSGGTYAVLDGGSSGEVRSFMDISGHWAQQDITRLATRLLVTGTHSTASTASATRERDLANVHFEPEGQVRRSELAAMLVRVLGLERTDRTLTSFDDVQSKSWYADSVRTAAAAGLINGYTDGSFRPDTPVSREELAVIIERALRFAGNTEENTREVSESISVSLSDAQEISTWAAPAVKTLSGLGILRGDEKGRFGPATSVTRAEAAAVLSRTLDKLHWE is encoded by the coding sequence ATGAAACAAGAATACATAGAAAAAATATTACCTACGAAATTAAAAAGGTTCGGGATCACATGGCTCAGTGCCATACTGCTGCTTTCAGCTGGAGGGCCGGCAAGGTTGTCCAGTGGAAAAGCTTCGGCAGAGCCTGCATCTTTTGCAGGAAAAGAGGTGCAACCTTCACCCGTAACTGTAGGGGCAAGTGTATATGCAGATGTCTATTTTCCTAAAAAGCTTCGCATCCACGATGTACAGGGGGCAGCACACCGTTCTCCATATGAAGGACAAAAAGTAACGGATATTGAAGGCGTTGTCACAATGGTGAAGGGGAGCAGCTTCTATATCCAAGAGTTGGATGATCAAGTGGATCAGGATGAAAAAACATCCGAGGCCATTTTAGTGTACAAGCCTAGTCACGGTGCACAGGTAGGGGATGAGGTAAGGGTTAGCGGTTCGGTAAAGGAATACACGGAAAGAACATATGCGAGCAAGCCAATCGACCTGACAACCACAGAAATTGTGGCTTCTTCGGTTAAGGTAATTGCCAATGACCGTCCAATGCCAGCTCCAATTTTGCTAGGAGAACAGGGACGTGTGATGCCGACATCTTTGGTGGATAATGACGGAATGACAGTGTTTGATCCACAGGAGGATGGCTTGGACTTTTTCGAAAGCCTGGAAGGCATGCGTGTAGAGTTGAAGGATGCCACTGTGATTGGTCCTTATGGCTATGAAATTCCAGTCCGAATTGATAACGGTCCAAATACAGGTGAGGTTGTAACGGAGGCAGGTGGACTCATGCTGACAGAAAGAAGTCTGAACCCGCAACGGATTCTGATTGATGCGAAGCCTTCGACACCGTTGAAAACAGGCGATCGTTTTGCGGGTTCTATCACAGGTGTGGTGAGCTATAGCTTTAGCAATTATAAGCTGCTGCCAGAGCGTATGCCGGATGTTGTACCTGGCGGCCTCCAGCCAGCCAATACGCGTTTGATAGGGGATGATCGTAAGCTGACAGTAGCTTCTTTTAATGTGGAAAACTTCGATCCCGGTGATGGAAAACGGATAGATCAGCTGGGACAGGCTATCGCTGTAAATTTGAATCATCCGGATATCATAGGATTGCTGGAAGTACAGGATAATAACGGTGAGAAAGATGATGGCACCACAGACGCTTCCGAAAGCTTCCGCGTGCTCATAGAGGCGATTCGTGCTCATGGAGGCCCGGAATACAATTTTACAGATATTGGCCCTGAAAATAATAAGGATGGCGGTGCCCCCGGTGGCAACATCCGTGTTGGCTTCTTGTTCAATCCGCAACGTGTTACGCTGACCGACAAGCCCAAGGGGGATTCAGTTACGTCTGTCACTTATGGAGTGCAGGGACTTTCCCTCAACCCGGGTCGGATTGATCCCCTGAATGCGTCATTTGAAGACTCACGCAAGCCGTTGGCCGCTGAATTTGAGTTTGAAGGCCAGCAGGTGATTGTGGTCGCTAACCATTTTAATTCCAAAGGGGGCGATCAAGCGCCATTTGGAGGAATTCAACCACCTGTGCGAAGCAGCGAAATACAGCGTGCGAAGATTGCAACGATTGTGAATGGCTTTGTAAAGTCGGTACTGCAAGTAAACCCTAAGGCCAATATGGTGGTGCTCGGTGACCTGAATGATTTTCAATTTTCGGAAACGCTGGCTTTGCTACGGGGGCAGGAATTGACCAATCTGATTGACCATTTGGATGAAAAGGAACGGTACTCTTATATTTATGAAGGTAACTCGCAAACATTGGATCATATGCTGGTCAGCCCGTCACTGAGCCAAACATCCGTGCTGGATATCGTTCATATGAATGCAGACTTTAGTGCGGCGGACGGGCGGGTCAGTGATCATGATCCGTTGGTTGCGCAAATAGATTTGTCGCGCAAAACGGAAGAACCACCGACAGAGGTTGGGAGTGGCCGAAATGACGATGATGATGAGGATCAGCAGGATAACGAGGGAAATGGTAACACTGGAAATGGCAGTAGCGGTAACGTGAATGGAACGGTAAATGGACAGGGTCAGACTGCCAGTAGTGAGCCCAATGGAAGCAGCCTGTCTGGTACAAATGTGGTGCAAGTTAAGTCTGTAATGACCGGAGTGGAGAAAAACGGACTGAAAAAGGCAGTTGCTCAAGTAACAGCTGCTGAAATACAAAAGGCCATTCAAAATGGTGCGAAGGGTACGCTTGTGATCCGTGCAGGGGAGCAAGTAGAAGCGGGGACGTACGAGGTTCATTTAAACGGGGAAGCTTTGGGAGCCGTCTTGAACGACCGTATTCGTACCCTTCGAGTGGAAACGTTACAGGGTGGTTATGAAGTAGCAACAAGTCGTTTGTCTCTTCAGAAACTGGCTGATACCTGGCAGGTGCCTGTAAAACAAATTTCCTTGAATTTTTCCATCGCTTCGAACGAAGAGCTGGCTAAACGCTTGGATGTTCCAACAGGGCGTACACTGTTACAGGCTTTGGATATCGCCGCTGAGCTGAGAAGCGAGGATGGACGGAAACAGCTTTTGGCAGGTAACGGAGACTCTGGTAGAGGGTATGAACGTTATCTGTTACGTGTTCCTGCAATGGTCGATACAGACCAGCTTGCTGTAGTGAAGGTATCATCGACCAACCAAGTCGGACAGCTGTCCTATCAACCCGTTCCTTTTCACACTTCGAGTGAGGAAATAACCGTGTATGGACGTTCGGGAGGGACTTACGCTGTGCTTGATGGCGGGTCTTCTGGTGAAGTCAGATCGTTCATGGATATATCCGGCCATTGGGCGCAGCAGGACATTACACGGCTGGCAACTCGCCTGCTTGTGACGGGGACCCATTCAACAGCGTCTACAGCTAGTGCTACTCGTGAAAGGGACTTAGCGAACGTGCATTTTGAACCTGAAGGCCAGGTACGACGCTCTGAACTGGCAGCGATGCTGGTTCGTGTGCTTGGACTGGAGCGTACAGATCGCACGCTGACGAGCTTTGACGATGTTCAATCCAAATCGTGGTATGCGGATTCCGTACGTACCGCAGCAGCAGCTGGG